One genomic segment of Gossypium arboreum isolate Shixiya-1 chromosome 3, ASM2569848v2, whole genome shotgun sequence includes these proteins:
- the LOC128290614 gene encoding glycine-rich protein 5-like: MALELGTRVGSMVGMVYLEVVLVELEMELVRTSVVGGGIGAGTGSNGAGVGAGIGIGGGGIGTENGDGAVYGAGYGVGYGAGNGVGYGASYGAGEAAGGGTRGTGTSGTGTGGGGAGAGASGGGTGTGGGGAGVGGGGAGTGGRTGTGSGTGTGGVGIGTGGGGAGTRIGTGIGTSGGLGASFGFGHGGVRASFGAGFGLGHGGTEIGAGSGSGGVGGVGGAGGGGTGAGGVGGAGDGGTGTGGVGAKGENGDGENRHH; this comes from the coding sequence ATGGCTTTGGAGCTTGGGACAAGGGTAGGTTCTATGGTGGGCATGGTGTATCTAGAGGTGGTATTGGTGGAACTAGAAATGGAGCTGGTTAGAACTAGTGTAGTTGGAGGTGGTATTGGAGCTGGAACTGGATCTAATGGAGCTGGAGTTGGAGCTGGAATTGGAATTGGTGGTGGTGGAATTGGAACTGAAAACGGAGATGGTGCTGTTTATGGAGCTGGTTATGGAGTTGGTTATGGAGCTGGTAATGGAGTTGGTTATGGAGCTAGTTATGGAGCTGGAGAAGCTGCTGGTGGTGGAACTCGTGGAACTGGAACTAGTGGAACTGGAACTGGTGGTGGTGGAGCTGGAGCTGGAGCTAGTGGTGGTGGAACTGGAACTGGAGGTGGTGGAGCTGGAGTTGGTGGTGGTGGAGCTGGAACTGGTGGTCGAACTGGAACTGGTAGTGGAACTGGAACTGGTGGTGTTGGAATTGGAACTGGTGGTGGTGGAGCTGGAACTAGAATTGGAACTGGAATTGGAACTAGTGGTGGTTTAGGAGCTAGTTTTGGTTTTGGTCATGGTGGAGTTAGAGCTAGTTTTGGAGCTGGTTTTGGTTTGGGTCATGGTGGAACTGAAATTGGAGCTGGATCTGGAAGTGGTGGAGTTGGTGGAGTTGGAGGAGCTGGTGGTGGTGGAACTGGAGCTGGTGGAGTTGGAGGAGCTGGTGATGGTGGAACTGGAACTGGTGGAGTTGGAGCTAAAGGTGAAAATGGCGATGGTGAAAATAGACACCATTGA